In the genome of Muntiacus reevesi chromosome 5, mMunRee1.1, whole genome shotgun sequence, one region contains:
- the LOC136168756 gene encoding olfactory receptor 8B3-like, with protein sequence MAPGNGSFVTEFFLLGLTNQPDLQLPLFFLFLGIYMVTVLGNLGLIILIALNSNLHTPMYFFLFNLSFIDLCYSSVFTPKMLINFISKKNIISYLGCMTQLYFFCFFSISECYVLTSMAYDRYVAICKPLLYNIAMSPKVCSSLMFGSYLMAFSGAMAHTGCMLRLTFCDANTINHYFCDILPLLELSCTSTYVSELEIFIVVGINITVPSLTIFVSYGLILTNILHISSTEGRSKAFSTCSSHIIAVSLFFGSGAFMYLKPPSAVSMDEGKISSVFYTNLIPMMNPLIYSLRNKDVKLALRKTLSRRQF encoded by the coding sequence ATGGCTCCTGGAAATGGCTCTTTTgtgactgaattctttctgttggGGTTAACCAACCAGCCAGATCTCCAACTCCCTCTGTTTTTCCTGTTCCTAGGAATCTACATGGTCACTGTGCTGGGAAATTTGGGATTGATAATCCTAATTGCACTGAATTCAAACCtacacacccccatgtactttttcctctttaacttGTCTTTCATAGATCTCTGTTATTCTTCTGTATTTACACCCAAAATGTTGATTAACTTCATATCAAAGAAGAATATTATTTCTTACCTGGGCTGCATGACCCAGCTctacttcttctgtttttttagcATTTCTGAATGCTACGTGCTGACAtcaatggcctatgaccgctatgtggccatctgtaagccactTTTGTATAACATTGCCATGTCCCCTAAAGTGTGTTCCAGCCTTATGTTTGGTTCATACTTGATGGCATTTTCTGGTGCCATGGCTCACACTGGATGCATGCTGAGACTGACCTTCTGTGATGCAAACACCATCAACCATTATTTCTGTGACATCCTCCCTCTGCTCGAGCTCTCCTGCACAAGTACCTATGTCAGTGAGCTGGAAATCTTCATTGTAGTGGGCATCAATATCACTGTGCCCAGTCTCACCATCTTTGTCTCTTATGGTCTCATCCTCACCAACATCCTCCACATCAGCTCCACAGAGGGCAGGTCCAAAGCCTTCAGCACCTGCAGTTCCCACATCATTgctgtttctctcttctttggaTCAGGGGCATTTATGTATCTCAAACCACCTTCTGCTGTGTCTATGGATGAGGGGAAAATCTCTTCTGTCTTTTACACCAATTTGATTCCTATGATGAACCCATTAATCTACAGTTTGAGGAACAAAGATGTTAAACTTGCTCTGAGAAAAACTCTGAGTAGGAGACAGTTTTAA